The window GGTGACCCGAACCGGGGACCGTGGTGCACGCGTGCACGCGTTCGACGAGGGGAGCGCGAGGAAGCCGTGGAGTGGTTCAGCGCCGAGAACGTCGTGGCCGTGTGCACCGCAGTGCTCGGTGTCCTGGCCTCCATCGGAGTGCTCTGGTACGAGCGCCGCGTACCCCGCCGCAAGCGCATCGGCTACCGGGTCCAGATGGACACCCCGATCGGCAGCGACGTCAGCGAGGGCCGGGCCAATGTCCGGCTCGGGCTCTTCAGCGAGACGCCCGACATGGCCGATGCCACGCTCGTCCTGCTGCGCGTCGAGAACGACGGCTCGCAGTCCATCGCCGACAACGACTACACGGGCCGTGAACTGCACGGGCTGACCGTGGAGTTCACCGGCCGCACCGTACGCGGCATCGCGGTCACCCAGGCACCCGGCGCCGACCATCTGATGGAGCACTTCACCCCGGCGGGCGGGATGCGCCACAGCGGCCGGCTCATCCGGCTGCCGCGCGTCCCCCTCAACCGGGGCGAGCACTTCAAGCTGCTGGTGCTGCTCACCGGGTCGCACGTGGGCAGCCCCATCAGGATCACCGGCGGCATCCGGGACGGCGAGGTGACACCCAACACCGCCGCCCGCCCCGACGAGAAGCCCCCGATGTTCGGCCGGGCCGCCCGGCTCATCACCGTGGCACTGACCGTCTGCGTCGTCACCCTGGCCTCGATCATCCTGGTCCGCGACGACACCCCGCCCCCGGTGGGCTGCGCCCGGGGCACCCTGACAGTGACCGGCTCCACCGCCTTCGAACCGGTCGTGCGGGAACTGGCGCAGAAGTACGAGAAGGAGTGCGAGGGTTCCAGCGTCACCGTCGACGCGCACGGCAGCAACGCGGGGATACGGGAGCTCGCCGACCGGGGCGCCACCGCCGGGGAGTCAGGCTCCCCCGCGCTGATCGCCCTCTCCGACGGCCCCAAACCGGACGGCTACCCGCAGCTGCGCGAGAACCGGGTCGCGGTCTCACTCTTCCGCCTGGTCGTCAACGACCGGGTGCCTGTCAAGAACCTCTCCCTGGCCACCGTCCGGAAGATCTACCGGGGCGACATCCGCAACTGGAAGACGCTCGACGGACCCGACCTGCCCATACTCCTGGTCAGCAGGGATGCCAACTCCGGCACCCGCGAGGTCTTCCAGCGCCGCGTCCTCGGCCACAACGAACCCGCCCAGTCGTCCCGCGACTGTGTCACCAAGGACGACGCCGCGGCCCGCGTCATCCGCTGCGAACTCGACTCCACCGACCAGGTCCTGGCCACCGTCGGCCGGCTCGACGGCGCGATCGGCTACAGCGAGCTGCGCTCCGGAACCGCACTGAAGGGCGCGCACCAGCTCGCCATCGACTCCACCGTCCCGTCCGTCGACACGATCGGCTCCAGCACCTACCCGTACCGGGAGATCGAGTACGCCTACACGTACGGCCAGCCGCCGGCCGACTCGCTGGCATCCAGCTTCCTGGGCTATCTGAGCCGCGGCAACGGCCAGGACGTCATCCGTACGCACGGACATCTGCCGTGCGCGACGCCGAAGGGGCTGCGGATCTGCGGGGAGGAGTGAAAGCGCGGAGGGGGGCCGGGGCAACAGCCGCCCCGGCCCCCCTCCGCGTTGTCCCGTCCTACAGGAACGAGTTGATCTCGATGGTCTCGGTACGGCCGGGGCCGACACCGATCGCGGAGATCGGCGCGCCGGACATGTCCTCCAGCGCCTTCACGTACGCCTGCGCGTTCTTCGGCAGATCGCCGAAGGTCTTGGCCTTCGTGATGTCCTCGGACCAGCCCGGCAGCATCTCGTAGACCGGCTTCGCGTGGTGGAAGTCCGTCTGGCTGTACGGGAGTTCCTCGACCCGCTTGCCGTCGATCTCGTACGCGACGCACACCGGGATCTGCTCCCAGCCGGTCAGCACGTCCAGCTTGGTGAGGAAGAAGTCGGTGAGACCGTTGACCCGGGTCGCGTACCGCGCGATCACCGCGTCGAACCAGCCGCAGCGGCGGTCACGGCCGGTGGTGACACCGCGCTCGCCGCCGATCCGGCGCAGCGCCTCGCCGTCCTCGTCGAGCAGCTCCGTCGGGAACGGGCCGGCGCCGACGCGCGTGGTGTACGCCTTGAGGATGCCGATGACCCGGCTGATCTTCGTCGGGCCCACGCCGGAACCGGTGCAGGCGCCGCCCGCGGTCGGGTTCGAAGAGGTGACGAAGGGGTACGTCCCGTGGTCGACGTCGAGCAGCGTGCCCTGACCGCCCTCGAAGAGGACGACCTTGCCCGCTTCGATGGCGTCGTTCAGGATCAGCGTGGTGTCGGCGACGTACGGCTTGATCTGATCCGCGTACTGGAGCATCTCCTCGACGATCTTCCCGGCCTCGATGGCGCGCCGGTTGAAGACCTTGGCGAGGAGCTGGTTCTTCTGCTCCAGCGCAGCTTCGACCTTCTGCTCCAGGATCGACTCGTCGTAGAGGTCCTGGACGCGGATGCCGACCCGGTTGATCTTGTCGGCGTACGTCGGGCCGATGCCTCGGCCGGTCGTGCCGATCTTGCGCTTCCCGAGGAACCGTTCCGTCACCTTGTCGATCGTGACGTTGTACGGGGTGATCAAATGAGCGTTACCGCTGATCAACAGCTTGGACGTGTCCACGCCGCGGTCGTTCAGCCCACTCAGCTCGGAGAGCAGGACGGCCGGGTCGACGACGACACCGTTACCGATGACCGGGGTACACCCCGGTGAAAGGATTCCGGAGGGGAGGAGATGAAGTGCGTACTTCTGGTCACCGACGACCACCGTGTGGCCGGCATTGTTGCCGCCCTGGTAACGCACCACATAGTCCACGGATCCACCGAGGAGGTCGGTGGCCTTTCCCTTGCCCTCGTCACCCCACTGAGCACCGAGCAGCACAAGTGCGGGCACAGGCGTACACCCCTTCCGGGCGGGGCATGTCCAAGGTCAGGGGGCGTACGTAAACGTCGTACACGCCGTACGACGATGTACGACGAAGCCTGAACCGTCGAACCGGGTGCCCCGGAATAGACGAAGCCCCTGGCGCAATAGCGCAAGGGGCTCTTGCACCAAGATGCTACCCGAGGAAGGACCGAGGTGTCGGCTGCCCAGCCCCCCGGCAACGGTGCGCACCAGCTGCTGGTGGTGATCGACCCGGTCGCCCGCCGGACCGACGGCGAGTCCGTCCGTATCGCGAAGGACGTGCTGAGCGCGGGTTCGCACGCAAAAATCTGCCTCCCGGACGGGCCGGAGGAGTTCGCGCGGGCCTTGTCCCGCCGAGGCAATCGGCGTCCGGTGGTCGTCGGCGACGACCGAACACTGCTGCGCGCCGTGACGCTGCTGCACCGGGACAGGGAGCTGACCGGTGAGGCGCTCGCACTGGTTCCGGTGGGCGCGGCGGCAATGCTGCAACTCGCGCATTCGCTCGGCGTGCCCATGGGTGCGGTGGCCGCGGCGCGCGCCGCGCTGGACGGTGCCGTACGCCGTCTCGACCTGCTGGTCGACGACAGCGACGGCGTCGTCCTGGGCGCCCTGCGCATCCCCGCCCTGCCCACGACGCCGGGCTCGGCGGCCGCGCACACGGGGGTCACGGCGGTCTGGGACACCTGCCGCTCCCTGGTGCGCACCCTGGTCCGCCCTGCCCCGCCCACCTCACCCGCCACACCTCGCACCCACCGGCTGCGGGTCGAGACGGACGGGGTGGTGCTGAACGATCTGGACAGCCCGGTCGAATCGGTGACGGTGACCTCGCAAGGCGGCGGCGGAGGCCTCGCGGACGTGGTCGTCCACACCGCGAAGGGGGAAGCGCTGACGGCGGAGGCGAAGGCGGTCACGGTCTCCGGCGCGGACTTCCGCTACCGGGCGGACACCCAGGTCGCCGGCCCGGTCCGGACGCGGACCTGGACGGTGCGGGCGGGCGCGTGGGGACTGATGCTCCCGGTGGCCGAGGGGTAGCTCCACGCGTCGCGGGGCCGACCGTGCGCGGGCGCGGGAACGGGAACGGGCGCACTCTGGTAAGAGGTCCCGGAGGTGATGGTCATGATGAAGACCGCTGTCGGATGGCACATCGAGCTGGAATTCGAGGAAGACAACCACCGCACCCGCGCCGCCGCCCTCGTACGGCTCCCTGACGGGAACGAGGTACGTGCGCACGGGTACGCCAGCCGCCACCCCTCCGACTCCCAGCAGCCGAGGGTCGGCGAGGAGATCGCAGGAGCAAGAGCGATGAACGAGCTCGCGATGAACCTGCTGACCAAGGCGCACGACGAGATCGACGAGGCGTCCGGCCGGACGTCGCACCCGCTGATCTGAGCCGCCCCACAGGGCTCAGGGGCCGGCGCTCCGTCCCCAGCCGTTCCGTCACGGGAGGTCGAACTTCTTGCGGTAGTCGCGCCAGCGGTCCATCAGGTCGACCAGCTCCGTCTGCAGGAACTCGAAGAACTCCGCCGTCTCCGCGAGCCGCGCACCGGCAGGCGTGTCCTGGCCCAGGGTTCGTGCGCCCTCCCTGAGGGTGTGCTCCCAGCGGGTCAGGACACGGTCGCGACTGGCGAAGGTGGCGTACCAGATCTCGTTGTGCAGACGGTAGCGGTCCCGGCGCGAGCCGGGGTCGCGCTCGCGGCCGACCATGCTGACCTGGGTCAAGTAGTTGATCGCCCCGGACACCGCCGCCGGGCTGATCTGCAGCTGTTCGCTGAGCTCCGCCGAGGTCATGGAGCCGTCGTCGTCCGCCAGCAGTGCGGCGAAGACGCGGGACGCCATCCGCTGCATGCCCGCCTCGGTCATCTCGGCCGCGAAGCGCTCCACGAACCGCGACACGGCCTCCTCGTCGCGGCCCTGCTCGGGCTCGCGCCCGGGTTCGTGCGCACGCCCGCCTGCGCCGGTTTCGCTGCTCATCGCCCCATCGTCTCCCCTGAATTCCGGCGGGGTTCCCCGGCCCCGGACCACACCTCGACTTTATACGTTTCCTTAACTTCACAACTTTGTGAAACTAGCGTACGTTCAGAAACATGACGAAGGCAATCACCGTGGCCGGACTGCACAAGTCGTTCGGGCGGACACACGCACTGGACGGCCTCGACCTCGCGGTCGAGACCGGTGAGGTCCATGGCTTCCTCGGTCCCAACGGTTCCGGGAAGTCCACCACCATCCGGGTCCTGCTGGGTCTGCTGCGGGCCGACTCCGGCGCCGCCCAGCTGCTCGGCCGCGACCCGTGGAAGGACGCGGTCGAACTGCACCGCCGGGTGGCGTACGTCCCCGGTGACGTCACCCTGTGGCGCAACCTCTCCGGCGGCGAGGTGATCGACCTGTACGGGCGGCTGCGCGGCGGCGGCCTCGACAAGCAGCGGCGCGCCGACCTCATCGAGCGGTTCGAGCTGGACCCCACCAAGAAGGGGCGGACGTACTCCAAGGGCAACCGCCAGAAGGTCGCCCTGGTCGCCGCACTCGCATCCGACGTCGACCTGCTGATCCTTGACGAGCCGACCTCCGGGCTCGACCCGCTGATGGAGGAGGTCTTCACGGATTACGTGCGGGAGGCCGCCCGCGAACGCGGCCAGACCGTACTGCTCTCCTCGCACATCCTGAGCGAGATCGAGACACTCTGCGACCGCGTCAGCATCATCCGCAAGGGCGTCACGGTCGAGACCGGATCCCTCGCGGACCTGCGCCACCTGACCCGCACCAGCGTCACCGCCGAACTGGCCGCCGAACCGAACGGGCTCGCCCAGTTGCCCGGCGTCCATGACCTCGACGTCCAGGGCAGGCGGGTACGGCTCCAGGTGGACACCGACAAGCTCGACGCCGTGCTGCGTTCGCTCACCACCTCGGGCGTACGGTCGCTGATCAGCACCCCGCCCACCCTGGAGGAGCTGTTCCTCCGGCACTACCAGGACGATGCGGCCCCGGTCGCGGAAGAGGCGATGTCGCGATGACTGCGGAACTCGCGGTACGCGGCGGCGCCGGCCAACTCGCAGGAATCAATCCGCTGTTCAGGCTCGCTCTGCGCCGGGACCGCATCATGCTTCCGGTGTGGGTCCTCGTGCTCACCCTGATGGTCGTCAGCGGCGGCTCGTCGATCGAGCAGCTCTACGACACTCCGGCCGCCCGCGCCGAGGTCGCCGCGTCCATGAGCGCGAACAGCTCCTTGCGCTCCATGTACGGACCGGTCTTCGGTGACTCGATCGGAGGTCTGGTGGCCTGGCGGTTCGGCGTATTCGCCGCCACACTGGCCGCCGTGATGAGCCTGATCATCGTCATCCGGCACACCCGCGAGGAGGAGGAGACAGGCCGTCAGGAACTGCTCTCCTCAGCAATGGTGGGGCGGCGCGCCCCGCTGACATCGGCCCTGCTCACCGCCCTGGTCGCCAACGCGCTGGTCACGCTGTTCGTCACGGGCGGCCTCGCCGCACAGGGCGGAACAGGCGCGCTGGCGCTCGGGCTCGCCGTCGGCGCGACCGGAATGCTCTTCGCCACGATGGCGGCGATCGTCGCGCAGCTCACCGAGAGCGCGCGGCTCGCCAAGGGGATGACGGGCGGCGTGCTCGGCCTCGCCTTCCTGCTGCGGGCGGCCGGGGACTCCGGTGTGAACGACGGATCGTCCGTACTGACCTGGCTGTCGCCGATCGGCTGGGCCGAGAACATGCGGCCGTACGCCGGCGAGCGCTGGTGGGTGCTGCTGCTCTTCGTGGCGGCAATCGCGGCTCAGGCCGCGGCCGCCTACACACTGGCCGGTCGGCGCGACATCGGCATGGGCTTCCTCCCGGCCCGTCCGGGCCCGGCCGAGGGCCGACTCGCCACCGCAGGTGGCCTGGCCTGGCGGCTGCAGCGCGGCACACTGCTCGGCTGGACCGTGGGCTTCGCCGTCGCAGGCGTCGTCTTCGGCGGCATGGCCGAGGGTGCGGCCGACCTGGTGGGTGACAACGAGCAGGCCAAGGAGATCTTCGCGCGGATGGGCGGACAGGAGGGCATGACCCAGGCCTTCCTGGCCACGATGGTCGGGATGCTGGGGATGATGGCCGCGCTGTATGTGGTGGCATCGATCCTGCGCCTGCACAGCGAGGAGACCTCGCAGCGCGCCGAACCGCTGCTCGCGAACCGCCTGGGGCGGTTGCGGTGGGCAGCCGGGCACCTGGTGATCGCTTTCGGCGGCGCGGTCGCCATCATGCTGATCGGCGGGCTCGGTCTGGCCGTCGGATACGGCAACGGGTTCGGCGCCGTGCTCGGGGCGTCGCTGGTCCAGGTGCCCGCGATCTGGCTCCTCGGCGGTCTGGCGGTCCTGCTGTACGGAGCGCTTCCCAAAGCGGCTCCGGCGGCATGGGGTGTGGTGGGAGCGTGCCTGCTGATCGGGTGGATCGGCCCGGCGCTCGACCTGCCCCAGTCAGTGATGAACCTGTCACCCTTCGGCCATCTGCCGAAGCTGCCGGGCACCGAGATGCAGTGGGCTCCGGTGCTGCTGCTCACCGTGATGGCGGTGGCGCTGACGGGCGCGGGACTGGCGGCGTTGCGGCGACGCGACCTCCTGACCTGAGCAACGGTCCGGCCGGACCGGGACCGGATGAACCGCATGCACGGCCGGAGCTCCAAGCGGCCGGCCCCCGGAAAGGCAGAACTCTTCCGGGGCCGGCCGCTGCCTCCCGGAGAAACGTGGGGCCCGGCCCTCTCCTGTGCCGTGGCCCTGCTTGCGCCCGCCGCCTTCGGTGTCGCCTTCGACGTCCTGGAGAGAGACCGCTCGTCGTGTGCCGCCCGGCGTGCCGAGCAGCGCTCGGCGGCTTCCCGTCACAGCTCCACGCGCAGCTCCCGCAGGCCCCTGATCACATACCCCGGGTTCCACTCCGGTTCGGCCGCCGGCCGCATCCCGGGCGCCCGGCGCAGCAACTCGCCGAAGGAAGCCGAGAGTTCGACCCTGGCCAGCGGCGCACCCAGGCAGAAGTGGATGCCGGCGCCGAACGAGACGTGCGGATTCTCCCGCCGGGACAGGTCCAGCGTCTCCGGGTCCGTGAAGCGGG is drawn from Streptomyces sp. NBC_01717 and contains these coding sequences:
- a CDS encoding GbsR/MarR family transcriptional regulator, translated to MSSETGAGGRAHEPGREPEQGRDEEAVSRFVERFAAEMTEAGMQRMASRVFAALLADDDGSMTSAELSEQLQISPAAVSGAINYLTQVSMVGRERDPGSRRDRYRLHNEIWYATFASRDRVLTRWEHTLREGARTLGQDTPAGARLAETAEFFEFLQTELVDLMDRWRDYRKKFDLP
- a CDS encoding substrate-binding domain-containing protein; the protein is MEWFSAENVVAVCTAVLGVLASIGVLWYERRVPRRKRIGYRVQMDTPIGSDVSEGRANVRLGLFSETPDMADATLVLLRVENDGSQSIADNDYTGRELHGLTVEFTGRTVRGIAVTQAPGADHLMEHFTPAGGMRHSGRLIRLPRVPLNRGEHFKLLVLLTGSHVGSPIRITGGIRDGEVTPNTAARPDEKPPMFGRAARLITVALTVCVVTLASIILVRDDTPPPVGCARGTLTVTGSTAFEPVVRELAQKYEKECEGSSVTVDAHGSNAGIRELADRGATAGESGSPALIALSDGPKPDGYPQLRENRVAVSLFRLVVNDRVPVKNLSLATVRKIYRGDIRNWKTLDGPDLPILLVSRDANSGTREVFQRRVLGHNEPAQSSRDCVTKDDAAARVIRCELDSTDQVLATVGRLDGAIGYSELRSGTALKGAHQLAIDSTVPSVDTIGSSTYPYREIEYAYTYGQPPADSLASSFLGYLSRGNGQDVIRTHGHLPCATPKGLRICGEE
- a CDS encoding DUF1876 domain-containing protein, producing MMKTAVGWHIELEFEEDNHRTRAAALVRLPDGNEVRAHGYASRHPSDSQQPRVGEEIAGARAMNELAMNLLTKAHDEIDEASGRTSHPLI
- a CDS encoding ABC transporter permease is translated as MTAELAVRGGAGQLAGINPLFRLALRRDRIMLPVWVLVLTLMVVSGGSSIEQLYDTPAARAEVAASMSANSSLRSMYGPVFGDSIGGLVAWRFGVFAATLAAVMSLIIVIRHTREEEETGRQELLSSAMVGRRAPLTSALLTALVANALVTLFVTGGLAAQGGTGALALGLAVGATGMLFATMAAIVAQLTESARLAKGMTGGVLGLAFLLRAAGDSGVNDGSSVLTWLSPIGWAENMRPYAGERWWVLLLFVAAIAAQAAAAYTLAGRRDIGMGFLPARPGPAEGRLATAGGLAWRLQRGTLLGWTVGFAVAGVVFGGMAEGAADLVGDNEQAKEIFARMGGQEGMTQAFLATMVGMLGMMAALYVVASILRLHSEETSQRAEPLLANRLGRLRWAAGHLVIAFGGAVAIMLIGGLGLAVGYGNGFGAVLGASLVQVPAIWLLGGLAVLLYGALPKAAPAAWGVVGACLLIGWIGPALDLPQSVMNLSPFGHLPKLPGTEMQWAPVLLLTVMAVALTGAGLAALRRRDLLT
- a CDS encoding adenylosuccinate synthase, which gives rise to MPALVLLGAQWGDEGKGKATDLLGGSVDYVVRYQGGNNAGHTVVVGDQKYALHLLPSGILSPGCTPVIGNGVVVDPAVLLSELSGLNDRGVDTSKLLISGNAHLITPYNVTIDKVTERFLGKRKIGTTGRGIGPTYADKINRVGIRVQDLYDESILEQKVEAALEQKNQLLAKVFNRRAIEAGKIVEEMLQYADQIKPYVADTTLILNDAIEAGKVVLFEGGQGTLLDVDHGTYPFVTSSNPTAGGACTGSGVGPTKISRVIGILKAYTTRVGAGPFPTELLDEDGEALRRIGGERGVTTGRDRRCGWFDAVIARYATRVNGLTDFFLTKLDVLTGWEQIPVCVAYEIDGKRVEELPYSQTDFHHAKPVYEMLPGWSEDITKAKTFGDLPKNAQAYVKALEDMSGAPISAIGVGPGRTETIEINSFL
- a CDS encoding ABC transporter ATP-binding protein; this encodes MTKAITVAGLHKSFGRTHALDGLDLAVETGEVHGFLGPNGSGKSTTIRVLLGLLRADSGAAQLLGRDPWKDAVELHRRVAYVPGDVTLWRNLSGGEVIDLYGRLRGGGLDKQRRADLIERFELDPTKKGRTYSKGNRQKVALVAALASDVDLLILDEPTSGLDPLMEEVFTDYVREAARERGQTVLLSSHILSEIETLCDRVSIIRKGVTVETGSLADLRHLTRTSVTAELAAEPNGLAQLPGVHDLDVQGRRVRLQVDTDKLDAVLRSLTTSGVRSLISTPPTLEELFLRHYQDDAAPVAEEAMSR